In the genome of Luteitalea sp., the window ACGGCCGCATTCAAGTAGCTCGCCGAATCGCCCATGAACAGACGAATGGTCGGATCGATTGCGAGCGCGACGATCTTGAGCGCGCCCACGACCAAGAACACGGCGAGCGCGCCCTGCCGCACCCTGTTCCACATCACGCCATGCGACATCCCGTTACTACCTTTATCAGCCACGCCAACCCATCCCTGAGATCACCCGTCTCTAGTACCAAGGGCGCCAGACCAGCGCCCTGACGAACTCAGGATCATTGTGGCCGAACTCTCCAGAAAGGTGGGGGAACAACCATGAAACAGAAGAGCTTGCGTGCCGTGGCCACTCCAACCCTTGCGGGCGCCGGATTGGCGCTGGCGATCGTGGTCCCCGTCGGCCAGGGACAGCAGCCTGCTGAGAAGAGCCGGCCGCCAGCCACGGTCGGGGAGAAGGTAGAACAGCCCGATCGAGCCGGTCAAGCGGCGGCGAAGGAAACGCAGACCGAGGAGCGGAGCGAGACGCGACGTGCCGACGCGCATGATGAGGTGGCCGCCTTTGGCGTCCACGCGGAATTCGGGGGATCGCGGTTGGGTGTCGCGATTCGCGACGTTACGGCGGAAGACGTTGCGAACGAAAAACTTGCAGGGACGGTTGGCGCCCTGGTGACGGCGGTCGACGAGGACAGCCCCGCCGCCAAGGGCGGTCTTGTGGAGGGGGACGTGATTGTCGCCTTCGACGGGGAGCGTGTCCGCAGCGTGCGCCAGCTCTCGCGACTCGTGCAGGAGACGCCGGCGGAGCGCGAGGTCGTGGTCGAGGTCGTGCGAGATGGACAGCGGCAACGCCTGCAGGTCGCGCCGGCCCGCGACGGTCGGTCCTGGAGCCTGAGTCGAGGCAAGTTCCGTGACCTTGCAGATAAGGTGCGGATTGACGCCGAGCGGCTGCGGCGGGAGATCGAGGCAACGGTTCGCGTATACGGCACCTGGCCGGATGCCTTCAAATTCATCGCGCCCGATTTCCCCTGGTCAGGCGCGAGACTGGGCGTGTCGGTGCAACCGCTGACACCCCAGCTTGCAGAGTACTTCCACGTCGCGGGCGGCGTTCTGATCTTCTCGGTCGAAGCCGATTCGCCAGCCGCCAAGGCGGGCTTGAAGGCAGGCGACGTGGTCACGGCCGTCGATGGGAAGCCGGTCGAGGATGTGGCCGCCATTCGGCGCGCGGTCCAGGATCGCGACAAGCGGGAAGCAACGCTCGGCGTCACGCGCGATGGTCAGAGCCGCTCCGTCAAAGTCGCCTTCCCGGAGCCGGCCTGGCGTACGCACCACCAGCGCGTGTAGAGAGAAACGGGGACAGCCCTCGTTTTCCGAATACCGGAAAACGGGGGCTGTCCGGGGCTGTCCCCGTTTCTTACGTCTGAAACAGGTCCTCTCCTTCTTCGGTGGTCTCCGGCATCGTCTCGGTGCTCGGGGGCACCGACTCCGAGCCTGACGCAGATGCCGGCGTGGGTAGCAGTGTGGCAATCTGTGCGGCGACAATCCGGGCCACGGCCAGCGTCGCAGGGTCCTGCTCACGGCCATGCCCGATCTCTGCCGTCAGCACACCGACGCAGCCGCTGGCAACCAGCAGTGGAACCGCCAGGCCCCCTGGCTCTGTCGACGTCGCGCGCACCGTGCGCGCCGCGCCAGCACGCCAGGCGGCTGCCGTGACGTTGTCGGCGCCGAACGGAATCGTCGGAATCTCTGCCGCCACGTCCTCCGCATAACCGTGAATCACGAGCGGACGGAGCTCAGCCGCCTCGCCGTCACCCCTCCAGACGATCAACCCGAACGCATCGATGAGCCGAGCAGCGCGACCAGCAACCTCGGCGAGCTCCTCGGCGTCCCGGACCTGCGCGAGATCCGTGCAGACGGCCGCGGCGATCTCCAGATCGACGCCCGGCAGGACCTGTTGCACGGGCGTCTCGTTCAGTGTCCCGCTCGCGCTCGTCGTCGCGGAACCGGGCTCAGGAGAGCCTTGGTGATCTCGAAGTACCCCTCTCGGATTCGGCTCAGCGCGAAGGGCGACCGGTGGAGCGCCTGGTGGCGGGTGGAGCCAGTCGTCGGCCGCTGCCTGGTCCTCGACCGTCGCCCCACCCACGGTCTCTCCTCGATCCATCTCGGGTGATCGCTCGTCCGCAGTGCGCAACAGCACGAATGCGATGGTCAAGAGGCCAAACAGCCAAGCGCCGAGAATGGCCCCCATCGTCTGCCGCCGCTTGCTGTCGGCCTCGCGGCGGGATGCCTGCATTGCGTCGCGGGCAGCGGTTACATGAGCGTCGATGGCGTCTGCCGTCCGAATCCCGTCCTCGAAGATGAGGTCGGAGGCGGGCAGCGGGTTCTCGCCCTCGACGTATTCCCGTACGCGTTTGTCGATTACGATGAACGCATCGACGGCGGTGCGTGCCGCGTCCAGATCCACAGCCGCAGTGCTGTCGGCTGGCGCGCGCTTCGTCAAATCGTCCAGCGCGGCATCGAGTGCCTCGAGGTCATCACTCACGCGCCCCATCCAGTCCTCGGCGTCTTGTCCCTGGGCAATGTAGGCTTCCTGACCGGCGCGCACTTGAACCAGGAGTAGGCGCACCTGCTCGGTCAGCCCCCGGATCTGGACGGTTGCCGCCTGTCGCGAGCGTAGGGTGAGCTCCATGGTGACGAGGAAGTAGGCGGCCGCGACCGAGCCGGCGACGAGCAGGACGAATAGGACGAAACGTTCGGGGCGGCGGGTCATGAGCGGGTCCTCGCGCGGCCCAGCCAACAAATGGACACCAGCGAGCTGGTGTCCACGCGAACCATCGACATGCGCACGCGAGCTGGTGTCTCGAATCCTTGGACCAGCACTGGCTGGTTCGTGAGACGAGCCCGCTCGGTAATATACACCCTGGTCGATGCCCACGTGGTCGACCTCGACCCTTCGCCCCTTCGACAAACACGAGCTCGCCCCGAGCGGAGCCGAAGGACGAGAAAAGCTCAGGAGCCGAAGGGCGAGGGTCACGGAGCCATGATTTGCGCACGCTCGTCATCGTGAATCCAGCAGCTGGGACGTTCAGAACGCGCTCTGGGTCGGGACGTCACGCTACCGCGCGCGCGCTTTGTGCTCGTATGGGCTTGGACGCAGACGTGGCGGTCACGGAACGGCCGGGGCATGCGCGCGAGCTGGCGCTGTCTGCTCGTCGGTCGCGCGCGGAGCTCGTGCTCGTGTGGGGTGGTGATGGCACGATCAACGAGGTCGCGTCGGCGCTGGCGTTCTCACCAACGCCGGTCGCCATCGTGCCCGGTGGGTCTGGCAACGGCCTGGCACGCGGTCTGGGTATTCCGCTCGATTGCGATGCCGCCTTCGCCGTAGCCGTGAACGGGCGCGATCAATGGATTGATGCAGGCGAGCTCGACGGGCGGCTCTTCTTCAACGTGGCGGGCGTGGGCTTCGACGCGAAGGTCGCGGCAGCCTTCAATCGCGGTGCGCGACGCGGGCTCCCAGCCTACATCTGGACCAGCTTGCTCGAGGCCATGCGGTACCGCCCCGCGAGATACCAGGTGAGCTGTTGTGGCGACCCATCATCGGCGTCGCCGCCAACGGTCTTCTTCCATCAAGCGCCAGCGTTGCTGGTCGCCGTTGCCAACGGAGCGCAATACGGGAGCGGCGCTCGCATCGCGCCCGACGCCCGTTTCGACGATGGGCGGTTGAATGTCGTGATCATCGAGCCGCGCTCGGTTGCCCGCGCGCTGATTGAAAGCCGTCATTTGTTCGACGGCACGATCGAGCGGATGCGCGGCTATACAACGCGCGCCGTGCGCGATGTGACGCTCACCTCCGATCAGCCGATGCTCGCCCATGTCGACGGGGAGCCGTTCCAGGCTGGGGATTCGCTGACCGTGCGCGTCCACGAGCAGGCGCTCGTCGTGCGCTGCTTTTTCTTCAGCGAGGCGGTCCGCTAGAACATGATTTGCGCGCGCAGAATCAGGCGGTTTCCGGGGATCTCAACGGTTGCTCCGTCGACCACGAGCGAGTCCTTGGTTTGAAACGACGCCTGCAGCATCACCCGGACGGTGGGTGAGAGATAGTAGTTCGCACCACCCTGAATCTCGCGAGTGCTCAGCTCGCCGGTCGGATCACTGAGGTCGACGTAGCGCGTGACCAGCTCCAGACGGCGGTCGGGAAGGCTCGCGTTTCCTTCTGCATCGATCTCGACTACGCCGCCGAGGGTCTTCCAGACAGCGAGCAGATAGAGACCGCGGCGGGTGAACGGGTCGACTCGAGCGATGTTGCCCATCTCGTCGGTGCTGAGTCCCTCGTCGTGCTCTTCACGCACCACCTCCGCCACCAAGCGGTACAGGGGCTGGTCGTATGCGATATCGCCTCCTATGCGCGTCCGGCGCCCCTCGGTCTGATCACCGGTCGTCCCGTTGACGCCAACGCTCAAGCCTGGCCACGCAGGGATCGTCGCCGATAGCCGTCCGACGAGGTCTTTGGCGTCGTTGTTGTCGCTCGCGTTCTGGCCGGTGCCGTTGACAATCGCCGCCCCGTAGGTGAGCCAGCCCCAAAACGGCTCGCCATTGGTGACCATGACGCCGAAATCGCGGCTCGGCGAGAGCCGCCGGCCGATGTCCGTGCGATCGATGGCTTCGAGCCTCGACGTGGAAGTCAACCGCTCGATGCTGAACGGGGCAACGAACTGCCCGATCCGAACCTGTGCGTGTGGAACGTGCTTGAAGGTCACGTAGGCGTCGCGCATCGCGCGCTGGTCCGCGAGGTCCGCCTGCAGTACGATGCCGACGCGCTGGATGAGATCTCCCGCGAAGATGAGGCGCGCCCGGCGGATCGAGAACTGGTCGGGCGCCTCCTGCGTCTCGGCATCTTCGAGCATCTGCGCGTCGAACTGTCCATAGCCCGACAGACGAAACCGGCCCAGCCGAATCTGGTCATCGTTGGTCGAGCTCGGCTGAGCGAGGGCGGGTGCGGCGAGAAGGACCAGACCGCAAGCTGCAGAAGCAAAGGTATGCGTCACGGATGTCGCGCGCCGTGGTGGGTGTGGCGCAGTATCTCGTAAGCGTAGCGCGGGGCCTTTAGGCCACGCGCAGGAAGGCTCGTTGTCGATGCCGTTGTTGGTCGTGGTGGTCGCGGTGGTGGAGTTTAGAAGGTTGCCGGCAGGTAGGGCGTGAGCCATTGGGCGAGCATTGTAAACCGTCCGGTGAAGACCATCGCGCCCACGGCAATCATGAGCAGGCCGGCAACGATTTCCAGGGCGTGAAAATGCCGCCGCACTCGTGCAAAGGCAGCGAAGAAGCGGTTGACGGCGAGCGCCGTCAGCAGGAACGGCACGCCTAGGCCAAGAGAATAGACGATGAGCAGTACGATACCGCGTCCCACCGTGTCGGTGGTTGCAGCCAGCGTCAAGATGGTGGCGAGAATGGGGCCGATGCAGGGCGTCCAGCCGAACGCAAACGCCAGGCCCACGACGAACGCACCGAGGAGGGTCGTGGGCCGCCCCTCGGTCTGCAGTCGCTTCTCGGCATAGAGCCATCGAATGCGTAAGACGCCCATCGTGTGGAGGCCGAAGAGAATCAGGACGACACCGGCGATCTTCTCGAGCAAGGACAGGCGCGCGCTGACGAACTGGCCAAGGGCGCTGGCCGTTGCACCGAGAGCCACGAACACGACCGAGAACCCGAGGATGAAGAGCAGCGCGGCGAGAAGAACCTGCTTGCGCGCCTCGGCGGGAAGCTCTGGCGCCCCCGTTCGTCCCCGGAGCTCCTCGACCGTGACGCCCGAGATGAAGGACAGGTAGCCGGGCACGAGCGGCAGCACACAGGGCGAGACGAAGGACAGCACGCCGCCAGCGAACGCGACGAGCAGCGAGAGATTTTCCATGGTCCTTGGTTCTCGGCCCTCAAGGGCCAAGAGCTCTTGAGGCACACAAACGGACGCCGCGTGCTACCACGTGGTAGGGCGCGTTCGCCGAACGCGCCGTCCGGATGCCTCGGCGAGATAACGGCCGCCTCGGCGAGGCGGCCCTACCTATTTCTTGAGCATCTCTTCGAACTTCACGGGCGGCAGGTCCTGGAACATGACGTCCCACTTCCAGCGCTCCATGGGGTTCGACGCCTGGAGCCAGTGGTGGGTTGCGACTGGCTTGGCGAAGGCGATGTCGCCGATGCCCTGGAGGCCTGGCTCCTCCGGCAGTGTCGCGGCAATGTCCGCGCGGACGTCGACCGCCGACCGGTAATCCAGGGGCACATCGAGCGCCGCCGCGATCCGGACGATGATGCTGCAATCGTCGAGCGCCTCGCCGGGCGGAGGGATCGCACGCGCCGACGCTTGGAGCTGCCCCTGGTTGTTCGTGTAGCAGGCCTCTTTCTCGACGAAGCAGGCGCCAGGCAGGACGACATCAGCCGCCTGCGACAGCGGGCTCTCGAGAACGCTCTCCACCACGAGCGAGGCGATCTGCCCCGACCGCCTCGCCTCGATGATCCATTCCAGGTCGCCGAGCGAGCCAGATGGGCCCGGATCGAGCACGTAGAGGAGGCCCACCTCGCCCGCCTCGACAGCCGTGCGTAGCGCCGACAGGTCCGGCTCCGTCTGTCCAGCTGGAACGCTGGTCAGGCCCAACATCCTCGCTCCCGCGACGTTTGGTGCGTCAACTGCTGGCACAGGGAACTTCGTACCCTCCGGCTGCGGCTTGGTGCTGGTCGTCCAGCTGACGGCGAACGCCTGCTGCGCTCGGTCGCCAAGGAGCCGT includes:
- a CDS encoding PDZ domain-containing protein, with amino-acid sequence MKQKSLRAVATPTLAGAGLALAIVVPVGQGQQPAEKSRPPATVGEKVEQPDRAGQAAAKETQTEERSETRRADAHDEVAAFGVHAEFGGSRLGVAIRDVTAEDVANEKLAGTVGALVTAVDEDSPAAKGGLVEGDVIVAFDGERVRSVRQLSRLVQETPAEREVVVEVVRDGQRQRLQVAPARDGRSWSLSRGKFRDLADKVRIDAERLRREIEATVRVYGTWPDAFKFIAPDFPWSGARLGVSVQPLTPQLAEYFHVAGGVLIFSVEADSPAAKAGLKAGDVVTAVDGKPVEDVAAIRRAVQDRDKREATLGVTRDGQSRSVKVAFPEPAWRTHHQRV
- a CDS encoding molybdopterin-dependent oxidoreductase — its product is QTATTWDGALDTLKRLVETAGTERLRFLVSAHASHEEMFALARLGQRLLGDRAQQAFAVSWTTSTKPQPEGTKFPVPAVDAPNVAGARMLGLTSVPAGQTEPDLSALRTAVEAGEVGLLYVLDPGPSGSLGDLEWIIEARRSGQIASLVVESVLESPLSQAADVVLPGACFVEKEACYTNNQGQLQASARAIPPPGEALDDCSIIVRIAAALDVPLDYRSAVDVRADIAATLPEEPGLQGIGDIAFAKPVATHHWLQASNPMERWKWDVMFQDLPPVKFEEMLKK
- a CDS encoding cytochrome c biogenesis protein CcdA, translating into MENLSLLVAFAGGVLSFVSPCVLPLVPGYLSFISGVTVEELRGRTGAPELPAEARKQVLLAALLFILGFSVVFVALGATASALGQFVSARLSLLEKIAGVVLILFGLHTMGVLRIRWLYAEKRLQTEGRPTTLLGAFVVGLAFAFGWTPCIGPILATILTLAATTDTVGRGIVLLIVYSLGLGVPFLLTALAVNRFFAAFARVRRHFHALEIVAGLLMIAVGAMVFTGRFTMLAQWLTPYLPATF